From the Kogia breviceps isolate mKogBre1 chromosome 3, mKogBre1 haplotype 1, whole genome shotgun sequence genome, one window contains:
- the OTUD7A gene encoding LOW QUALITY PROTEIN: OTU domain-containing protein 7A (The sequence of the model RefSeq protein was modified relative to this genomic sequence to represent the inferred CDS: inserted 4 bases in 3 codons; deleted 3 bases in 2 codons; substituted 2 bases at 2 genomic stop codons), giving the protein MCCHGAELIIKAPLAQPESPTASAEEDVQSLPDSLDSDRDSLCSNSNSKNGKGKEKEKQRKDKTRADSVGIQLKKNMGGLVHGPMSRSKSANGNHGNAPERGKEKKDEARKGSKEESGASASTSPSEKATPSPTGKAAGASPADKGGGPRGDAWKCSTDVRLSLHMLRSAMQGERKFIFAGLLFTSHRHXFHEEMIGYYLTSAQERFSAEQQRRDATTASTDKGPPRRPEAESGRSPERASPGXPTQLVLKLKERPNPGXVEGARAAPRGAASTGPGGGGPVPVGSSPAPGRQSVIQVEAVGARDKACAPAVGMLRPCALYPRQRSELSSLSYSPARAAALRTVNTIELMAPAXPGALPGAAGAEGAAERMSQTYANGFGSARDGLERCGRPGRPRQREKCAFYGRTETEHYCSYCXREERRRRRREAPAARP; this is encoded by the exons ATGTGCTGCCACGGAGCGGAATTAATTATAAAA GCCCCTCTGGCGCAGCCGGAGTCCCCGACGGCCTCGGCGGAGGAGGACGTGCAGTCCCTGCCCGACTCGCTGGACTCGGACCGTGACTCGCTGTGCAGCAACTCCAACAGCAAGAACGGCAAGGGcaaggagaaggagaagcagCGCAAGGACAAGACCCGCGCGGACTCCGTGGGCATCCAGCTAAAGAAGAACATGGGCGGCCTGGTGCACGGCCCGATGAGCCGCTCCAAGTCAGCCAACGGCAATCACGGGAACGCGCCCGAGCGCGGCAAGGAGAAGAAGGACGAG GCGCGCAAGGGCAGCAAGGAGGAATCGGGAGCCTCGGCCAGCACGTCGCCTTCGGAGAAGGCCACGCCGTCGCCCACGGGCAAGGCAGCAGGCGCGTCGCCAGCCGACAAGGGCGGCGGGCCCCGTGGCGACGCCTGGAAGTGCAGCACGGACGTGAGGCTGAGCCTCCACATGCTGCGCTCCGCCATGCAGGGCGAGCGCAAGTTCATCTTCGCCGGCCTGCTGTTCACCAGCCACCGGCACTAGTTCCACGAGGAGATGATCGGCTACTACCTGACCAGCGCGCAGGAGCGCTTCAGCGCCGAGCAGCAGCGCCGCGACGCCACCACCGCCTCCACGGACAAGGGGCCGCCGCGCAGGCCTGAGGCCGAGAGCGGGAGGAGCCCCGAGCGCGCCTCGCCGGG CCCCACGCAGCTGGTGCTCAAGCTCAAGGAGCGCCCGAACCCCG CGGTGGAGGGGGCACGGGCGGCGCCGCGCGGCGCGGCCTCAACGGGCCCCGGCGGCGGCGGACCGGTCCCCGTGGGCAGCTCCCCGGCTCCGGGGCGCCAGAGCGTTATCCAGGTGGAGGCGGTG GGCGCGCGGGACAAGGCGTGCGCCCCGGCCGTGGGCATGCTGCGGCCGTGCGCCTTGTACCCGCGGCAGAGGAGCGAGCTGTCGTCGCTGAGCTACAGCCCGGCGCGCGCCGCCGCCCTGCGCACGGTCAACACGATCGAGTTGATGGCGCCCG TCCCAGGGGCCTTGCCCGGAGCGGCGGGGGCGGAGGGAGCGGCCGAGCGCATGTCGCAGACCTACGCCAACGGCTTCGGCTCGGCGCGCGACGGCCTCGAACGGTGCGGGCGGCCCGGACGGCCCCGCCAGCGAGAGAAGTGCGCGTTCTACGGGCGCACCGAGACCGAGCACTACTGCTCGTACTGCTGACGCgaggagcggcggcggcggcggcgcgagGCGCCCGCGGCCCGGCCCTGA